From the Hevea brasiliensis isolate MT/VB/25A 57/8 chromosome 15, ASM3005281v1, whole genome shotgun sequence genome, one window contains:
- the LOC110631455 gene encoding uncharacterized protein LOC110631455: MEYLQKHHESMDYDMLSRELLGKSCENGLAQKEFQLKEEQGSNGVTLSISTYRLVALELADLKSAEMESPQIFDSVGSCFNPLFGVSLQLCCSCSAVSILYQKILVMAPLDEVNIKQPAFVGPAKSLYVTRAPFRCKTTKKALSDLIIVQSLDGEVVYLMQKRFSLEGLKNLSELKSLSAEKARLAMQSLKSHGSGGQGIDVGLSIRLEPNRIKLSKPN; the protein is encoded by the coding sequence ATGGAGTATCTGCAAAAACACCATGAAAGTATGGACTATGATATGTTATCTAGAGAATTGTTGGGAAAGTCCTGTGAAAATGGTTTAGCGCAAAAAGAATTTCAGCTGAAAGAGGAACAAGGAAGCAATGGGGTAACCCTTTCCATTTCCACTTATCGATTGGTTGCATTGGAATTGGCTGACCTAAAGAGTGCAGAAATGGAATCTCCTCAAATATTTGATTCTGTTGGTTCTTGCTTCAATCCTCTTTTTGGAGTATCATTGCAATTGTGTTGTAGTTGTTCAGCTGTTTCGATCCTTTATCAGAAAATTTTAGTTATGGCGCCTTTAGATGAGGTCAACATTAAACAGCCTGCCTTTGTTGGGCCTGCTAAGAGCCTTTACGTCACACGAGCTCCCTTCCGCTGCAAAACTACCAAAAAGGCACTTTCAGACCTGATAATTGTGCAGAGTTTAGACGGGGAAGTTGTATATCTGATGCAGAAAAGATTTTCTTTAGAGGGACTAAAAAATCTGAGTGAGCTTAAGTCATTGTCTGCAGAAAAAGCAAGGTTGGCAATGCAAAGTTTGAAATCCCATGGTTCAGGTGGACAAGGTATAGATGTAGGGCTGAGCATTCGgctcgaaccgaaccgaatcaaaCTATCAAAaccaaattaa